The following are encoded in a window of Sminthopsis crassicaudata isolate SCR6 chromosome 3, ASM4859323v1, whole genome shotgun sequence genomic DNA:
- the XIRP2 gene encoding xin actin-binding repeat-containing protein 2 isoform X1: MAMYQAAVSRGDCSSSSSFSANMMEESETRTVPGGLARVKKQFERDEIASSHNTFSQYQQQQQRFDQEIKSRSHTNVSSSHQEIEGYEQVTSKTPQIEVSHLEKHTQEINQASQSSQYVQETVIDTPDDEEIPKVSTQFLKQHFEKTAQEKVLHSDKDMATPAKHIKIDSEYKETGWPSPLVTSVAASTSASQRQDTSTTRHTEYRSTSSSAQVNTMNFGKTEDFPPPPPEITPTLADVTAFSQSPEFSKPPGKFPIPKDLYSKQRNLYELNRLYKHIHPELRKNLEKYYISDISEIVSHQVDTGDSVAADVQQTRYVFENTNGSNQKCLNPEREFLEWDEILKGEVQSMRWIFENQPLDSIKDQSSSDDNSKKSIADQEIIAGGDVKYAMWMFETQPIDTLGVHSSRSTESELKVPELARGDVRTTTWMFETQPLDSMNKIHQDQQEGSDEVAIKDITGGDVKTVKYLFETQNLDQLGQLYSVDEANLLQLRSELKEIKGNVKRSIKYFETQPLYVIKNSLGQILEIKTVHREDIEKGDVRTARWMFETQPLDMINKDVTEVKVVRGISMEENIKGGVSKAKWLFETQPLESIKEESEMSIIEKETIVGTDVSRKCWMFETHPLDTLKEVTNSNPLPAEEIIGGDVKATKYLFETLPMDVLKDSPEVGKLQKIEASEEEKGDVRHQKWIFETHPLEDIRKGEKEYIRTVKLEEIDRGDVRSYTHIFESNSLIKFDETHKIQVEGVTKGAVEFNKSLFETTPLYAIQDHLGRYHEVKTVQQEEILKGDVRSCRWLFETRPIDQFDESIHKYQVIKGISTREIQSGDVKSAKWLFETQPLDSIKYNNLEDEESKKQQTADIVKGNVKTYTWLFETQPMESLYDKTELVIDNEEIHKGDVKTCTWLFETQPLDAIRDDSETVVKLQTVKQEDIQGSDVRTTCFLFETENLDTIQGEEGKEIKSMEVDIQSGDVSSIKYKFENQSLDSISSSSEEVLKKIKTLQAEDIQKGNVLNCRWLFENQPIEMIKEKQEGDELVRTVTDIQGGNVRKGCFIFETFSLDQIKDKSEELTTEKTTSKDEIIKGDVKNYRMLFETQPLYAIKDKEGYYHEVTTVKKEEVIHGDVCGTRWLFETKPLDSINESDNVYIIKSVTQEDIQKGDVSSVRYRFETQPLDTISKGTNVIIPTIDCVQGGNVKYHKQLFESEESDKRTYVRTVSVNEIQQGNVKTSTWLFETHTLDELRGEGSEYEHIKTVTKEDVQKGDVKQAIWLFENQTLDSIKETDEYNTEITREEIPPSDVKTTTWLFETTPLHEFNENKVEKEEIIGKSIKETLEELYSQKMIESHGIIIEASEVGNVRMAKYKLMNQESPEIQKEEVVRGDIKTIMMNLLSKRNDAKREILVSEEEKGDISFTKAQLLNRSTEIQYEKEEIVRGDIQQTIKNLFSEERSVKQGIIIQEDERGDINMTIYCLLHENDNDDKIEHEEIIGGDVKRTIHNLLSSAANYEIDKTTKVDASERGNVQFFTTCIEAGALDYLKLLQTGSNESLTAGKPEGEEEIIGGDVEGTKLLLTKRKSQIERTVNASDIIPGDVHNTVKVFMTEPQSTSCQVPKEEIIKGDLKATLNSLSEAVNQKTLTKREEIIKADMLTTLKSLQEARNQWKETEKPDIIPGDITQAIESLEKAVNTKTEILKKELMRDDLEETLRALKEEQYSFKTIDKENEIKREMQAVRHDLVDATTEHKAQSRQVGLPRDRKRDLQSKSESFEQEDKSEVFKKQTTVKSFHGYSKGENSEIVPLEAPRGTIKIVVGREQNGDALEKSLQRLSDSPHNLGENLAKNQNIRTDSPRAQYFRKEHGRSQPASYSSVQKKVRTEKSEMGSILKKDISSAALSTEKMQQCQMGMLSIGQETRESSHEKKTKVATDAPSFESYASLHTVSIPANDNKACGIIDHIQKEILLKEEMRQAEQASETFERNEINLQEMKSFIPLSLKQDIQNVAEEKAIKGNHGKFKATTERNKKIDVHQKNENFQTKMDASTNLKVTVEKSCNPVKLAAVSNMAENHSSLPPPSPPPPPPSNASSEIEFPLPPPPPLMMLPGKQEFSSLPSTEKIKAEFDGFPCLPPPPPPEDDKAERESPPMFLPPPPPPPPKPMQVFPSTIQTKDSEKNVQQHFQESETHSRARALTGKPTALPPSPKFPKPKFFRQLDENENNLKSKMKPLPLQSNIGTMMVKTKEQNTMMMNNVEHTQRQEKIYTETSEEKLLSSTAESKKSSIQAAQEISLPKDKKTSPLVKCYPLPLDSEQTSPKPYMRKFKTPLMIAEEKYRQQREEIEKQKHQSSSNRIVKTENHNEIELKSEMKTLSQKLRKEDSLPTSATDVTQSNSVSQVSLQTEGTSSETQLSESSAVSLAAQKLQSVLDISMDKEQIQKEALQGSRDIVQHSLAHQMEQTHQEYTSHKRKQETNEKQLYQFPKKPVSPSLKAKSVKFPTLELNLNKISQDFKIYQKQPLANMQTMTKQEHQERQNNEISTTIKNKENVTEHSYQLHGKEKRGIDKMPTNPSEKNKKRESDKVYENQKERMELVGKKVLATQEENKQEIVIGPKEQKLIAERKQENIKNKSLEKVVQQKFIDVDSSTETQIQTSESEVNHKKLPQQYDGLKEACLINKNIQQKQAPPNTKDSKEDITENKILFSSLQSSQDDNGKCVVNILEFLRKREELQEVLSRVKQFETEPNKNNIKTFQILLNVIPAWLMNKERKEYGTHIAMDNNLEKVKEEITHIKSEVEEMLISCENTIQMCMNSSKAGKVRTESSSKASAKISNLSAASNIKIQKEEKIIKGQESYQKVKSYSSGESPQIANSIGFKKPVQKEKKIIEEKDSHQKVKPHSSGESPQIANISIASNKTVQKEKKIIEEKGSHQKVKSQQQIKQVECRTVSPYLKQRSPSPTFITIESTARRTETPAVNRPSSSPVKKENISSLPSRSRSTTPPSRSRQASASPSPPRSRSEQLAKLKDTTAKLSQRTCHYQSVTPGPVVEKRAEIVKSPATLRRQIKTEIPIPINVSHVTAGTVREAKEEELQQVEKRATYVHRDGVNIAEHIVPDTESFDSIEIIHKVEVPQVGLSEHSKIYEASNQTVHVAENAVKSHESGTNRWLEKFQNDPIFEAKSNGRVHTNGEINHNLRQEMHTFSTKGFGSSGVESESRNSSFRNFSGSHSKDPLNKVPRKQLIECSETKSLRECFSGVDTYENKIVGSRTGGSSAQNSEAVKPGFDFKHAPPTYEDVIAGHILDISAEDSPEELLRNFQKTWQESERVFKSLGYTVSDTSATEMRSSFHEEAAFRSETSSSGQGNVYTLSKDCLSNGMPGSRQEHFS; encoded by the exons TTATTGACACACCTGACGATGAAGAGATCCCAAAGGTTTCAACACAGTTTTTAAAACAACACTTTGAAAAGACAGCCCAAGAAAAGGTCCTTCATTCTGACAAAGATATGGCAACTCCAGCCAAACATATCAAG ATTGACAGTGAATATAAAGAAACTGGGTGGCCATCTCCACTTGTTACTTCTGTAGCTGCCAGTACTTCAGCCAGTCAGAGACAGGATACATCAACCACAAGACACACAGAATACAGATCCACTTCATCTTCTGCACAGGTTAACACCATGAATTTTGGAAAGACAGAAgattttcctcctcccccacctgAAATAACACCAACATTAGCAGATGTGACAGCATTTTCCCAGTCCCCTGAATTCTCTAAGCCCCCTGGAAAATTTCCCATCCCCAAAGATTTATATTCCAagcaaagaaatttatatgaattaaatCGCTTATACAAACATATCCACcctgaattaagaaaaaatttggaaaaatattatatcagtgATATTTCTGAGATTGTATCTCATCAGGTAGACACAGGAGATTCTGTTGCTGCAGATGTGCAGCAAACCCGGTATGTTTTTGAAAACACTAATGGCAGCAATCAAAAATGTCTGAACCCTGAAAGAGAGTTCCTTGAATGGGATGAAATTCTGAAAGGAGAAGTACAGTCTATGAGATGGATTTTTGAGAACCAACCTTTGGACTCCATCAAAGATCAATCTTCTAGTGATGATAACAGCAAAAAAAGCATTGCTGATCAAGAAATCATTGCTGGAGGAGATGTGAAATATGCCATGTGGATGTTTGAAACCCAGCCCATAGATACATTAGGGGTTCATTCTTCTAGATCCACAGAAAGTGAACTGAAAGTTCCAGAACTAGCAAGGGGAGATGTACGCACAACCACATGGATGTTTGAAACTCAACCACTAGATTCAATGAACAAAATTCATCAGGACCAACAAGAAGGATCAGACGAAGTTGCCATTAAAGATATAACTGGAGGTGATGTCAAGACTGTGAAATACCTGTTTGAAACTCAGAATCTTGACCAACTTGGGCAGCTATATTCAGTGGATGAAGCTAATTTACTACAGCTTAGATCTGAactgaaagagattaaagggaatgtgaagagaagcataaaatattttgaaactcaACCATTATATGTTATCAAAAACAGCTTAGGGCAAATTCTTGAGATTAAGACTGTTCATCGGGAAGACATTGAAAAAGGAGATGTGAGAACAGCACGTTGGATGTTTGAGACACAACCATTGGACATGATTAACAAAGATGTTACAGAAGTTAAAGTTGTCCGTGGAATATCCATGGAAGAAAACATCAAAGGGGGAGTAAGTAAGGCAAAATGGTTGTTTGAAACCCAACCTCTGGAATCCATCAAAGAAGAATCTGAAATGTCcatcattgaaaaggaaactattGTAGGTACTGATGTTTCCAGAAAGTGTTGGATGTTTGAAACTCACCCTTTAGACACACTTAAAGAAGTTACTAATTCTAATCCTTTGCCAGCTGAAGAAATAATAGGCGGTGATGTAAAAGCCACCAAGTACTTATTTGAAACCCTTCCAATGGATGTTTTAAAAGACAGTCCAGAAGTTGGTAAACTTCAAAAGATAGAGGCctctgaagaagaaaagggagatgtGAGGCATCAGAAATGGATTTTTGAGACTCATCCTCTAGAAGACattagaaagggggagaaagagtaTATAAGGACAGTTAAACTTGAAGAGATTGACAGAGGTGATGTTAGAAGCTACACACATATCTTTGAATCAAACAGTTTAATTAAGTTTGATGAAACACATAAAATACAAGTGGAAGGAGTGACCAAAGGTGCTGTAGAGTTCAATAAATCTCTCTTTGAAACAACTCCTTTGTATGCTATTCAAGATCATCTTGGAAGATATCATGAAGTTAAAACAGTCCAACAAGAAGAAATACTAAAAGGTGATGTGCGAAGTTGTAGGTGGCTATTTGAAACTAGGCCCATTGATCAGTTTGATGAGAGTATTCATAAATATCAGGTTATCAAAGGAATATCTACACGAGAAATACAGTCTGGTGATGTAAAGTCTGCTAAATGGTTGTTTGAAACACAGCCTTTAGATTCTATTAAATATAATAACTTggaagatgaagaaagtaaaaagcaGCAAACTGCAGATATTGTTAAAGGGAATGTAAAAACATACACATGGCTATTTGAAACTCAGCCAATGGAGTCCCTTTATGACAAGACAGAATTAGTGATTGATAATGAAGAAATTCATAAAGGAGATGTCAAAACATGCACTTGGCTTTTTGAAACTCAGCCACTTGATGCAATAAGAGATGACTCAGAAACAGTGGTCAAACTCCAAACTGTAAAACAAGAAGACATCCAAGGAAGTGATGTCCGCACAACCTGCTTTCTTTTTGAGACAGAAAACCTAGACACTATacaaggagaagaaggaaaggaaatcaaGTCAATGGAAGTGGATATTCAGTCTGGGGATGTTTCTAGCATAAAGTACAAATTTGAAAATCAGTCCTTGGATTCCATAAGTTCCAGTTCAGAGGAAGTTTTGAAAAAGATCAAAACACTACAAGCTGaagatattcagaaaggcaatgTTTTAAATTGCAGGTGGCTCTTTGAAAACCAGCCAattgaaatgataaaagaaaaacaagaaggtgATGAATTAGTTAGGACAGTGACAGACATACAAGGTGGGAATGTGAGAAAAGGATGCtttatttttgagactttttCTTTGGACCAGATTAAAGACAAATCTGAAGAGCTCACCACTGAGAAAACCACAagcaaagatgaaataataaaggGGGATGTGAAAAACTATAGAATGCTATTTGAAACGCAACCACTCTATGCTATTAAAGACAAAGAAGGGTATTATCATGAAGTGACAACAGTTAAGAAAGAAGAAGTGATTCACGGAGATGTATGTGGGACTAGGTGGCTATTTGAAACAAAACCATTAGATTCTATTAATGAATCAGATAATGTATATATTATCAAATCAGTAACTCAAGAGGATATTCAGAAAGGAGACGTTAGCTCTGTCCGATATAGATTTGAAACACAACCACTAGATACAATTTCAAAAGGGACAAATGTAATTATTCCCACTATTGACTGTGTCCAGGGTGGGAATGTGAAATATCACAAGCAACTCTTTGAATCTGAAGAATCTGATAAAAGAACATATGTTAGAACAGTTAGTGTCAATGAAATACAACAGGGTAATGTTAAAACCTCTACTTGGCTGTTTGAAACTCATACTTTAGATGAGTTGAGAGGAGAGGGGTCAGAATATGAGCATATCAAGACAGTCACCAAGGAAGATGTGCAGAAAGGTGATGTCAAACAGGCAATATGGCTTTTTGAAAATCAGACTTTAGATTCTATTAAGGAAACAGATGAATATAACACAGAAATAACCAGGGAAGAAATCCCTCCCTCTGATGTCAAAACAACAACATGGCTCTTTGAAACAACACCACTTcatgaatttaatgaaaataaagtggaaaaagaggaaattattgGAAAGAGCATTAAAGAAACCTTAGAAGAACTATATTCACAGAAAATGATTGAATCTCACGGAATTATCATTGAAGCAAGTGAAGTTGGGAATGTCCGGATGGCTAAGTATAAACTAATGAACCAAGAATCTCCTGAAATACAGAAAGAAGAAGTTGTGAGAGGAGATATCAAAACTATAATGATGAATCTgctttctaaaagaaatgatgccAAAAGAGAAATTTTAGTCAGTGAAGAAGAAAAGGGCGATATCAGTTTCACCAAAGCCCAGTTATTAAACAGATCTACAGAAATCCAAtatgaaaaagaggaaatagtGAGAGGGGATAtacaacaaacaataaaaaacctGTTCAGCGAGGAAAGATCTGTAAAACAAGGCATtataattcaggaagatgaaagaGGGGATATTAATATGACAATCTATTGTCTTCTTCATGAAAATGATAACGATGACAAAATAGAACATGAAGAAATAATAGGTGGAGATGTAAAACGCACTATTCACAACTTATTGTCTTCTGCTGCAAACTATGAAATAGACAAAACAACTAAAGTAGATGCATCGGAGAGGGGAAATGTTCAGTTTTTCACAACATGCATAGAAGCTGGAGCATTAGATTACCTCAAACTACTGCAGACAGGGTCAAATGAATCCCTTACAGCTGGGAAAccagaaggagaggaggaaataatTGGTGGTGATGTTGAAGGCACAAAGTTGTTACTAACAAAAAGAAAGTCTCAAATTGAACGTACTGTTAATGCAAGTGACATCATCCCAGGAGATGTGCATAATACAGTTAAGGTTTTCATGACAGAGCCTCAGAGTACATCCTGTCAGGTacccaaagaagaaattataaaaggtgATTTGAAAGCAACCCTAAATTCCCTCAGTGAGGCTGTAAATCAGAAAACACttacaaaaagggaagaaattataaaagctgACATGCTTACAACATTGAAGTCTCTTCAAGAAGCAAGGAACCAATGGAAAGAAACTGAGAAGCCTGATATTATCCCTGGTGATATTACACAAGCTATTGAATCTCTTGAAAAAGCAGTAAACACAAAgactgaaattctgaaaaaggaACTTATGCGAGATGACCTTGAGGAAACATTAAGAGCACTAAAAGAAGAACAGTATTCTTTCAAGACGatagacaaagaaaatgaaatcaaaagagaGATGCAAGCTGTGAGGCATGATCTGGTAGATGCCACTACAGAACACAAAGCCCAGAGCAGGCAGGTAGGCCTCCCCAGGGACAGAAAAAGGGACTTGCAATCCAAATCTGAGTCATTTGAGCAAGAAGATAAATCAGAAGTGTTTAAAAAACAGACCACAGTCAAATCTTTTCATGGATATTCAAAAGGAGAAAACAGTGAGATTGTCCCTCTAGAAGCCCCCAGAGGCACTATAAAAATTGTCGTAGGTCGGGAGCAAAATGGTGATGCCCTCGAGAAGAGCCTTCAAAGATTGTCTGATTCACCCCACAACCTTGGTGAAAATTTGGCCAAGAATCAAAACATCAGAACTGATTCACCAAGAGCACAGTATTTTAGAAAGGAACATGGGAGGAGTCAGCCAGCTTCTTATAGCTCAGTTCAGAAAAAAGTAAGGACTGAGAAATCAGAGATGGGTTCTATACTGAAAAAGGATATCTCTAGTGCTGCCTTAAGTACTGAAAAAATGCAACAGTGTCAAATGGGTATGCTAAGCATTGGCCAGGAAACCAGGGAATCTTCccatgaaaaaaagacaaaagtagcAACAGATGCACCCAGTTTTGAGTCTTATGCTAGTCTCCACACAGTTAGCATCCCAGCTAATGACAATAAAGCATGTGGAATAATTGATCATATTCAGAAGGAAATTTTACTAAAAGAGGAAATGAGACAAGCAGAACAAGCCAGTGAGACTTTTGAAAGGAATGAAATAAACCTTCAAGAAATGAAGTCTTTTATTCCTTTGTCCCTTAAACAGGATATTCAAAATGTAGCTGAAGAAAAAGCCATAAAGGGAAACCATGGAAAATTTAAAGCAAcaacagaaaggaataaaaagattgATGTTCATCAGAAAAATGAGAACTTTCAAACCAAGATGGATGCCTCAACAAACTTAAAAGTGACTGTGGAAAAATCCTGTAATCCAGTCAAATTGGCTGCTGTGAGTAATATGGCTGAAAATCATTCCTCCCTTCCACCTCCatctccacctccacctccaccaTCCAATGCATCATCTGAAATTGAATTTCCTTTACCTCCTCCACCTCCTTTAATGATGTTGCCTGGTAAACAAGAGTTTTCTTCATTACCTTCCACAGAAAAGATAAAGGCTGAATTTGATGgctttccctgcctccctcccccacctccaccaGAGGATGACAAAGCTGAGAGAGAAAGCCCACCAATGTTTTTgcctcccccacctcctccacCACCAAAACCTATGCAAGTTTTTCCTTCCACAATTCAAACAAAAGACAGTGAAAAGAATGTTCAGCAACATTTCCAAGAGTCAGAAACTCATTCAAGGGCCAGAGCCTTAACCGGAAAGCCAACAGCACTTCCACCTTCTCCCAAGTTCCCCAAACCAAAATTCTTCAGACAgttagatgaaaatgaaaataatctcaaATCAAAAATGAAACCACTTCCTCTTCAATCAAATATAGGAACTATGATGGTAAAAACAAAGGAGCAAAATACAATGATGATGAACAATGTGGAACACACCCAGAGACAGGAGAAAATTTATACTGAGACATCTGAAGAAAAACTACTATCATCCACTGCTGAGTCCAAGAAGTCTTCCATTCAGGCTGCTCAGGAAATATCACTTCCCAAAGACAAAAAGACCTCACCCCTTGTTAAATGTTATCCCCTTCCTTTAGATTCAGAACAGACAAGCCCTAAGCCATACATGAGAAAATTCAAAACCCCTCTAATGATTGCTGAAGAAAAATATAGGCAGCAAagggaggaaatagaaaaacagaaacatcAAAGCTCTTCCAATCGCATAGTCAAAACAGAAAATCATAATGAAATTGAATTAAAGTCTGAAATGAAAACACTATCCCAGAAGTTAAGGAAAGAAGATTCTTTGCCTACATCAGCCACAGATGTCACACAATCAAATTCTGTGTCTCAAGTCAGCCTCCAAACTGAAGGGACTTCTAGTGAAACCCAACTATCTGAATCATCAGCAGTGTCTTTGGCTGCTCAGAAACTCCAAAGTGTCTTGGATATATCCATGGATAAAGAACAAATTCAAAAGGAAGCTCTCCAAGGTTCAAGGGATATCGTACAACATAGTTTAGCTCATCAAATGGAACAAACTCACCAAGAATATACTTCTcataaaagaaagcaggaaactaATGAAAAGCAATTGTACCAGTTCCCAAAGAAGCCAGTGTCCCCAAGCTTAAAAGCTAAAAGTGTCAAGTTCCCAACTTTAGAgttaaacttaaataaaatatcccAAGATTTCAAGATTTATCAAAAGCAACCACTAGCTAATATGCAAACCATGACTAAACAAGAGCATCAAGAAAGACAGAATAATGAAATAAGTACaactattaaaaataaggaaaatgtgaCTGAACACTCTTATCAGTTACacgggaaggaaaaaagaggaatagaTAAAATGCCTACCAATCCctcagagaagaataaaaaaagggaatcagataaagtatatgaaaatcaaaaagaaagaatggaattaGTGGGCAAGAAAGTTTTAGCAACtcaagaagaaaacaagcaagaGATAGTGATTGGTCCAAAAGAACAAAAACTAATAgctgaaagaaaacaagaaaacattaaaaataaatcattagaGAAAGTAGTCCAGCAAAAATTTATTGATGTTGATTCATCGACAGAAACCCAGATTCAAACTTCTGAAAGTGAAGTCAACCATAAAAAATTACCCCAGCAATATGATGGCCTGAAAGAAGCATGCCTTATAAACAAGAACATACAACAGAAACAAGCTCCTCCTAATACTAAAGATTCCAAGGAAGATATAACAgagaataagattttattttcttcccttcaaaGTTCCCAGGATGATAATGGAAAATGTGTTGTAAATATATTAGAGTTCTTAAGAAAACGTGAAGAACTACAGGAGGTTTTGTCTCGGGTGAAACAATTTGAAACAGaaccaaataaaaacaatattaaaacatTTCAGATACTATTGAATGTTATCCCAGCATGGTTgatgaataaagagagaaaagaatatggaactcaTATTGCCATggataataatttagaaaaagtaaaagaggaaataacCCATATTAAAAGTGAAGTGGAAGAAATGCTTATTTCTTGTGAGAACACTATCCAAATGTGCATGAACTCCTCCAAAGCAGGGAAAGTGAGAACTGAATCTTCTAGTAAAGCATCTGCCAAAATATCAAACCTCAGTGCTGCCTCTAACATAAAAAtccaaaaagaggagaaaattataAAAGGGCAGGAATCTTATCAAAAGGTGAAATCCTATTCTAGTGGAGAATCTCCTCAAATAGCAAACAGTATTGGATTTAAAAAACCAgtccagaaagagaagaaaattatagaagaaaaagacTCTCATCAAAAAGTGAAACCCCATTCTAGTGGAGAATCTCCTCAAATAGCAAACATTAGTATTGCATCTAACAAAACAgtccagaaagagaagaaaattatagaagaaaaaggCTCTCATCAAAAAGTGAAATCCCAACAGCAAATTAAACAGGTAGAATGTAGGACTGTTTCTCCGTATTTAAAACAACGTTCGCCATCACCTACTTTCATAACAATTGAGTCTACTGCCAGACGAACAGAGACTCCTGCTGTGAACAGACCTTCCTCGTCTCCGgtgaagaaggaaaatatatcttctcttccttcccgaAGCAGATCCACAACACCACCATCCAGAAGTCGCCAGGCTTcagcttctccttctcctcctagAAGTCGCTCTGAGCAACTGGCCAAACTTAAAGACACCACAGCAAAATTGTCCCAAAGAACATGTCACTATCAGTCAGTAACCCCAGGTCCCGTTGTAGAAAAAAGGGCCGAAATAGTCAAGTCTCCCGCAACTCTACGACGTCAAATTAAGACAGAAATCCCAATACCTATAAACGTATCCCATGTCACTGCTGGTACAGTCAGAGAAGCCAAAGAAGAGGAACTCCAACAAGTAGAGAAAAGGGCTACCTATGTTCACAGGGATGGAGTCAATATCGCAGAGCACATAGTACCAGATACTGAAAGTTTTGATTCCATTGAAATCATCCACAAAGTTGAAGTCCCTCAAGTGGGTTTGTCAGAacattctaaaatatatgaagctTCCAATCAAACTGTCCATGTGGCTGAAAATGCAGTAAAAAGCCATGAAAGTGGAACAAACAGATGGCTAGAGAAATTTCAGAATGACCCAATTTTTGAGGCAAAGTCAAATGGAAGAGTTCACACAAATGGTGAAATAAACCATAACCTAAGACAGGAAATGCACACCTTTAGCACAAAGGGATTTGGATCAAGTGGTGTGGAAAGTGAAAGCAGAAACAGCAGTTTCAGAAACTTTTCTGGCAGCCATTCCAAAGATCCCCTGAACAAAGTTCCACGTAAACAACTCATAGAGTGCTCTGAAACAAAGTCCCTAAGAGAATGTTTTTCAGGAGTGGatacatatgaaaataaaattgttgggTCAAGGACAGGAGGCTCCTCAGCACAGAACTCTGAAGCAGTTAAACCTGGCTTTGACTTCAAGCACGCTCCACCAACCTATGAAGATGTCATTGCTGGACACATTCTGGATATCTCTGCAGAAGATTCACCAGAAGAGCTCCTGAGGAATTTTCAGAAGACTTGGCAGGAAAGTGAGAGAGTCTTCAAAAGCCTGGGATACACTGTTTCAGATACTTCAGCAACTGAGATGAGGAGTAGCTTCCATGAGGAAGCTGCTTTTAGAAGTG aaactTCTAGTTCAGGACAAGGAAATGTGTACACTTTGTCAAAAGACTGTTTATCCAATGGAATGCCTGGCAGCAGACAagaacatttttcataa